In Methanophagales archaeon, the following are encoded in one genomic region:
- a CDS encoding GTP-binding protein, with amino-acid sequence MRGALSKLITALFFKKKAVKIGIYGPPNAGKTTLANRIIHTFVDDNEDMGVSTEIPHETRRVIKRERVLIDLKRRTQNSNRNSSRERDRVRDPSPKRSRAKLTLDVVDTPGLATKIDFRDFMAYGLEEDEAKRRAKEATEGVIEAIKWLDDIDGVILLMDSTADPYTQTNVVIIGNMEARGIPIIIAANKIDLPDAAPQRIKNAFPQHRVVPVSALKGDNMEELYEEMAKVFG; translated from the coding sequence ATGAGGGGAGCTTTATCAAAGCTGATAACAGCTCTCTTCTTCAAGAAGAAGGCGGTGAAGATTGGTATTTATGGTCCACCAAACGCGGGTAAGACGACATTGGCAAACAGGATAATACATACCTTTGTGGACGATAACGAAGATATGGGTGTATCAACAGAGATACCACATGAGACAAGACGGGTAATCAAGAGGGAAAGGGTTCTCATAGACCTCAAGAGGAGGACTCAGAACAGCAACCGCAACAGCAGCCGTGAGCGTGACCGTGTTCGTGACCCAAGCCCAAAGAGGAGCAGAGCGAAGTTGACGCTCGATGTGGTTGATACTCCGGGTTTGGCAACGAAGATAGATTTTCGTGATTTTATGGCTTATGGTCTGGAGGAGGATGAAGCGAAGAGGCGAGCGAAGGAGGCTACAGAAGGTGTTATAGAGGCAATAAAGTGGCTTGACGATATTGATGGTGTTATTTTACTTATGGATTCTACAGCAGACCCATATACGCAAACGAATGTTGTTATAATAGGGAATATGGAAGCAAGAGGTATACCTATTATCATCGCAGCGAACAAGATTGATCTGCCCGATGCTGCTCCTCAACGTATAAAAAATGCCTTCCCGCAGCATCGTGTGGTGCCCGTATCGGCATTGAAAGGGGATAACATGGAGGAGTTATATGAAGAAATGGCAAAAGTCTTCGGGTGA
- the eif1A gene encoding translation initiation factor eIF-1A: MVEIEGAEGEVIRVRIPQRKNREVLAIVEKMLGGRRVLVQCEDGVERMARIPGRLKRKQWINVGDVVIIVPWEFQDEKADLIHKYTRPQAEWLRRKGYLK, translated from the coding sequence TTGGTTGAGATAGAAGGTGCAGAAGGGGAGGTTATACGCGTACGTATACCGCAGCGGAAGAATAGAGAGGTGTTAGCAATAGTGGAGAAGATGCTGGGAGGGCGGAGGGTGCTGGTCCAGTGTGAAGATGGTGTGGAGCGAATGGCAAGAATACCAGGGAGATTAAAGCGGAAGCAATGGATCAACGTTGGTGACGTTGTAATCATCGTTCCATGGGAGTTCCAGGATGAAAAAGCTGACCTAATCCATAAATATACAAGACCACAGGCAGAATGGCTGAGAAGGAAGGGCTATTTGAAGTAG